DNA sequence from the Malus domestica chromosome 06, GDT2T_hap1 genome:
CAATATTACTCTTTATTCCAATCTAAATTGCACGTGTAGGCGTGACTTCTACTTAGCCCTGAAGCTTAGGACTTCCAAGTATTTTAGACAATCAAAAGCGATGATTAAATAAACTTTTTAATACACTATATTGCATTTTTTTGGGTCATAAAAGCACTCCTTAGTGCTTTCTGGAGGAGCACTTAACATGTCTAGTATTTTTAGGAAAAGCACCAAACAGATGTGCTTTTTCATGAAGCATTTGGATTCTTAGTGAAGATTTCAACATGTTTATAATATAAGCGTATATGAATAGAAGTGCCTCCTATAAAAGTCATTCTAGTTGGAGATATAGCCTCTTACACTTGTGGTTTTTTATGTGTGCAGTGGCGTGTATTGCCATTTTAATTTTGGTGCTGGCAGTGCTGGCAAGAATAAGCATGCATCGGTCCAACAAAACACAATGTCGGAGAGAAGGGGACGATCGAATTCAGGTTGAGAAACTACTCGGAGACTACAAAAGCCTGAAGCTTGAAAGGTGTGAAATAAGGCAACTCTACTCAGTCTGAAACAGTTTTGGTCGACATTAGAATCATGATGAAGCACCATAAAATGCAAGTTATGAAATGAAAAACTGTAACTTTTCAGATTTTGATGCATCTTTTTTCACCTGTTTTAGTAGCaatttttaataataatccatGTTTGAAGCAGCGACCACATATTTGTACAGTTTGGGTagtggattttttatttttttttatttttttaattttttattggatgaaaatgatgatttatattaaataaaataaaggattaCAACCCAAACAGAGAAAACTTGGCTCTTGAAAATTGGGTGGGCTAGACTACACACCAGGACTTAGAGCAAATGGAAGGAGCCAAGCCCCCGATAGAACGGCCCCTATCCCCTTAAAAACGCGAACCAAAAAAACccaattttttcttcaaacaagaagaaaaagaaaacccaaTTTGTAGTGTATAAATACGATTCATCTAACAATTAATTAGCGACCAATACAAGAAAAACGGGCTGTACATTTTTTACTAATGAACTTTTCCTTCATCGATTCAAAGCCAAACACAAAAGGTTTGACCCTCCTTAAGTCGACCAGTTTCTCCTTATACTATGATGGAATTTAGGACTACATGAATTGTCTTTTCATGTCAagatcaatacttaagtaataattcaattatcaacatcCATAAAATTTGGTTAATAAAATTTGGTTTTGAAATTTAGTTTTCCGAGCATTACCCATACTGAAAACATAAGCATTTAATCGCTATTCCATTAATACTTACGGCACATCGGCACCTAATTAACGACTAATTTGAGTACTCAAGGTTCCAATGTATGAAGCAAGAAACCAAGGACAGTTATGATTCtaccttaaaaataaaaaaacacttgTGAAATTCCTAAATATGATATAAAGAAGGAATTATCCAGATTGGTTAACTTTTTTGCTCTTTCTTTCTGCATATAGCACTCTAATTAAAGGTGAAGAAAATAGTGCCACATAATGGTTGTAAAACCACACTAATTAATTACTTAGCCTTCCAATATTCCATATTCGAGCAGGGAAGAAATAAACGCGCAATGTAACAGTACTGACAGACATTACATCTGGCAGAGATTAAAAAGGTAAGGGCTACTTTTCTGTCTTGTTTTGCGATGTCACCAAAGTAAAGTTAAACCCTGCCGGCCGGCTACTCATATCTCAACCGAGGCTAGGGTTCCTGACTACTTTGTTTGTCCCGAATCCATCCTTTGACTGAGATCAGATCCCTTGCATTTTGTagctctttttcttcctctctcatgTAAACATGGACTTAAAAAACTACTAAGCTTGCGTGGCGCATAAGTCGaataactaatgagctaactacatcaTTCAGTTGAATGCGGAGCATGCCAACTAGTCGACAGAGCTCGATCGGTGAGTAAATGAATGCATGGTGATGGTGTCGAATGCGCTACTAACTTCTTATCTAAGCAATTGTGGCCAAAGAAGAAATTTGTCTCAGCCTctaggttctagagcctgaagacaaggctactagtcaCTGCGGAGTTCAAGGATCATCTGCACCATGCTCAGCTACTTCAATTATATTTGTGCAAATATAAGTGTGCCGAATCGGTAATACCTCACTTCATTGAGAAAGCTATGAGATACTTCCTTCAACACGGACTTAAAGACTCCTTGTCGgcagagacttggataggtagtTAGCTGAGCTTGAAGTAgtgatgtttatccaaattggAAGATACTCCACGATCGCCTGACTCTACAGCTCCAGAGTAGGTTCTACAAACTAAGAGATGTCACCGGTTGTCAACCACATAGATGTTTATACAAACTAAGAGATAAGCTTGATGAAGTTAGGAAGGTTCATGTTTTCTCAAAGGTGAGagggtttcgcgtagagcgagaatTTGAACATGGCAGATTTGTGTGTATGTTAAAGAGACTTTGAATCTTGCAGGTCATCTTCTATTTATAGGAGTGATTTTCACCTTATGCCTAAGTAGGGTCCTATCTAGATTGTACTTCCTCGGCACCAATCCATTCCAATCTCTGCATAGAGCTCGGGTACTCCTATTGGGCTTAGGACTTAGGTTGCTTATTGTGTAACTTAGTCGAATTCCCCTCtctccttagtgtaaaatatagttTTGTACtactaaaaaaatataacaCTTCATGATTTAAAACTTCAATTTCCACATTAAAAATGCTAAATCTAATCACTTGTGTAATAGGCCAATACGGCATGGATATGgacttttaaattattttttttctttgtacgTGTGAAGATGTAAAGAATTGTTCTTAATTAGGAAGTTAATAAACCTATAAAGAGTTGAGTCACTCTATTTCGAATAGTTTTTTACGTTAAAGCATCAACTTTCTTTATGCATTAGAGCTAGTTCGCCTGCCTGTAAAGTCCAATAAGTACATGTATTTCATGTCATCCATTTAAATTGTCAACTTATTAGGCTTGaaattttttaacaatttgTTACATCGAAAAGTTAATTACAAAACTTTGCAATGACTTATACTTTAACTTTCATGTTTCCTAGTTGAATAAATCTTTTATAGAGTagggtttaattattttttcatgTGTAAGTTGTAGAATTATCAAAGAGATGGGTCGAAGACCCACTTTCAACAAGATCAATATTGTCCTCATCTTGTTAATTACCACTTGCACAATTTGTCAGATGTGAGGTTTTATCTCAAAAGGTAGTTGGAGTGGGGTTGAGATATTTAAACTCATCTTTTCTTAGAGATGGGATATTTCAACACCCCCTCACGTGggacccaattagtggtcacACGTGAGAGATCCACATATCGGCAACCACCTAAAGCCAAGGGGACTCATCCTACATGCGGGGCCAAGGAACCCACCATCATTGCTCATGCCCAAGGGACCCACATATCACGTGGCAGTACGAGCGCGCTTTctgactctgataccatgtagaattatcagagagacgggccAAATGCCCACTACTCACAACACCAAtattggtaattaccacctaaACAATCCGTCAAGTGTgatgttttatcacaaaaggcatcAGTATTAGGTGTAGTGGGTTAGTATATTTAAACTAATCTTTTTCTCATATATATGATCAATGTGGGATATTTCACATAAGTGAGATAGAGCGACTTAGATCACTTAGATCTTTTCACAATAGTTTGATTGAGTTTGATACTTGTATATAGGAATCAAACAACTTAACTTTAACACATATAACACTATTACTATACTAGTGTAAGTTCAATATATTAGTATGTCCAGAACACAGGTAGCATACCATATGTAATTATATAAATGAAGGTATAAGTATCGCATCACTTATATAAATAAACGTGGTATTACACGCCGAAATATCATACTGAAAATTCTCTCCTTGATGTGGGTTGTAGAATTATTAGAGACACGGACCAAAGGCCCACTTCCACCAACATGGTTATTGttcccaacttggtaattactacATGCataatccgtcaggtgtgaggttttatcacaaaatgtcttagtgttagttagagtggaaTTATGATATTtacttggctactcaaagatgaATAGGAACTCATACTCAAAATTGTTCGCTATCAATTTATAAAACTTCATGTTTATAATCAGaactgttcatattataaatcaccatATAAAGATCATcactacaaaaaattaattaaaattgaggccatttagtcatcaaactatttaaaaataaattaacaatattggTAAAAGCATTATGAACCGTCTctgtatttgctacaatagattggCTAAACGagcttagttttaatttattttttgcagagatgatctttacaaaGTGATTAATAGTATGAACGATTCTATTCATAAGCAAAAAGCTCCGCGATTAAAACACTAAGaattttgagtaggagttcttacacatctttgagtagccaagtattatttccttttaattttcttttgggttttgaaaataaaatttacgtTCATGATGCAAAGATTAGTTTGCCACTTTGCCCTTCGATttaacagaaaaaaataaatggaaTCTAACAGCAGGGTGTCAATTGATTGTTTTCCAAAAGTTTACatagttaattaaatttattaaaaatagtTTGGGGGTCAATCGCTAAGTAGGAAATCCTTCAGGGGTCAAATGGCATTTTACCCTAATGTATAAATTCCACTAAGGAGACACGGAGACTATCCCATTACTTCATTTCTCCGACTCCGACTTTTTGCTCTTCTtctccgagagagagagagagagagagagagagagtacggcGGATGGGCAGTGGATGAGCTAGCTCAGCTGTTGACTAAACTGAAGAGGATAGGCGGAGCTGCTCGGCCTATCTCCGATCATCTATTCCATTTTCCATTTCTTGGGTTTTCTTCTCCACCGTCATCAGCTCCTCCCTCACAATTCTCCGGCAGCTATGAGTGTGGACTCAGGTACGCTTCTTTCCATGAATTCCATGAAATTAACTATTTACAACACAATTGTTTTACTGGTATTGTTCTCTTATCAAATTTATCCACTCCATAAAAGATGAATTGTTGTACTAGCAAGCAAATCTGATGTTACTTTTCTGGTTCCACAAATAGTTCTGTCAATGATTCTGTTTCAAAGCTTTTAAATTTACCCCATTACGCGTATCGTTTGATTATATAGGTAGTCAATTTCGGCCACTTATCGAGTTGGATCAAGGATGGGAATATATATCGAGTATGTTTGCAAAATTAAAGAGGATTTTAGAAGGATTACCGGAGCCTCAGTTCAGTTCCGTTGAATATATGACCCTTTACACAACTGTCTACAATATGTGTACCCAAAAGCCGCCTCACAATTACTCTCAACAGCTTTACGATAAGTATAGGGCGGCGTTGGAGGACTATGTAACCACAACGGTGCTGCCATCTGTAAATGAGAAACACGGCGAGCTTATGCTGCAAGAGCTTGTGAAAAGATGGACGAATTATAAAATTATGATTAGGTGGCTgtcaaattgttttaattttcttgATCGGTTTTTCATCCCTAGGAGATCGCTTCCTAGCCTGAATGATGTTGGAATTACCTGTTTCCGCGATTCGGTTTATCGAAAAGTACAAGTCAATGCTAGAGTTACTGTAATTGGTCTTATTGATAGTGAACGCGTGGGAGAGCAGATTGACAGAGCACTAGTGAAGAATGTGATAGATTTATTTGTTGGAATTGGAATGGGACGAATGGATGCATATGAAGAGGACTTTGAGGCGCACATGCTAAGACATGCTGGCGAATACTATTCTCGTAAAGCAGCAAGTTGGCTTTTGGAGGATTTCTGTCCTGATTTCTTAGTGAAGGCCGAAGACTGCTTGAGAAGGGAGAGGGATAGAGTTTCTCATTACTTGCATTCAAGCAGTGAATCGAAGTTGGTGGAGAAAGTGCAGCATGAGTTGTTTGAACCGCTTGCTGAAATATTAAAACAGAAAGTTAGTTTTGAAGTAAAATCGTTGGTCCAACAGGCTGAATATACTGCAAGTAACGAGACTTCAGATAGATCTTCTGGCATGCTGGAACAGGTCCTTGTCACAAACATAATCGAGCTTCATGATAAGCATATGGCGTACTTTAATGACTGCTCAATCAAAAACCATGTCTTCCACAAAGCTCTGAGAGAGGCCTTTGATGTATTTTGCAATAAAGCTGTTTCCGGGTATTCAAGTGCTCAATTACTCGCAACATTCTGTGAAAATATCCTCAAAAAGGGTGGAAGTCAGAAGTTGAGTGATGAGGCCATTGAAGTAATGCTTGACAAGGTTGTTAAGTTTCTTACTTATATCAGTGACAAAGACCTTTTTGCAGAATTCTACAGGAAAAAGCTTGCCCGTCGGCTACTTTTTGATCCAAGTGCTGACAAGGAACATGAAAAAAGTTTTCTTACGAAGATGAAACAGCAATGTGGTGGCCAGTTCACCTCAAAAATGGAGGGAATGGTCACAGATCTGACATTGGCTCGGGAAAATCAGACTAGCTTTGAGGAGTACCTTTGCAATAGCCCAAATGTAGATCCTGGGATTGATTTTACAATCACCGTTCTTACAACTGGTTTCTGGCCCAGTTATAAAACATGTGATCTTAGCCTTCCTGCAGAGATGGTGAAATGTGTTGAAGTTTTCAAGGGATTCTatgaaagaaagacaaaatgcAGAAAAATTACATGGATCTACTCTTTGGGAACTTGCAACATTATTGGAAAGTTCGAGCTAAAAGAAATTGAATTGGTTGTATCGACTTATCAGGGTGCTCTCCTACTGCTTTTCAATAGCATGGATAGGTTGAGCTATTCAGAAATTCTAAGTAAGTTAAACCTTACCCATGAGGCGGCTATCAGGGTTCTTCATTCGCTTTCCTGTGCCAAGTACAAGATCCTTATTAAGGAGCCTGATACAAAAACTATATCACCAAATGACAGCTTTGAGTTCAACTATAAGTTCACCGACAGAATGAGAAGAATTAAGATTCCTCTCCCACCAGTGGAGGAAAGGAAGGAGGTGATCCAAGATGTTGAGAAAGAAAGACGATATGCTATTGATGCAGCAATTGTGCGGATTATGAAGAGCCGGAAAGTTTTGGAACATCAACAGTTAGTTACGGAGTGTGTTGAGCAGTTGAGACATAAGTTCAAGCCTGACATCAGAGCGATTAAGAAGCAGATTGAAGGTCTCATCATCCGTGACTACCTGGAGAGGGACAAGGAAGATCGTAACTTGTTTAAGTATCTTGCGTGATTCGAGTCTTTGACTCTTGATATAACTTGTTGGGATATGCTGGAAGCACAGGAAGATGAAGTGTGTAATGTGTGTGGAGAATTATGTTAATATTGTCATCTAGGTCTAAAGCTGTAGGCTGAACCTCTGCTTGGTTTTCTATACTTATAACAATGAATATGTGTTTTACAGGGAGATTGTCTCTAATAATCGTCGAAGAGTAGGGATTTTCAACTCATCAGACATTCTGCAGACAACATATATAGCATTGTAGCTCACTCTTTCGTTCTTTGGGTTTCTTCGATTTCACCTTTCGTTCTTAGCTCTTTTACAGTCTGCATATCCAACTTGATGCATATTTCTGTCGCATCTCAAGTAGAACCTGCTGTGTTTTTGTTCATGTATTTTTCCGATAGTCTTTTGCAGAATcctttgggagcagcctctccataaatggggtaaggctagccgacattcacctctctcagaccctgcgtaaagtgggagccttgtgcactgggtacgaccttttttttttaatcctgtAGAGCTTAAATCTGATACTTTCGTGATATAAACAGTCCAACTTATGactgaggaataatttggtgcTTGTGGCTTGTGCACAAAATAGAATGTGGGGTGGGCCTACCAGCGTGtcgtgttttaatgtgttcgtATAAATTGAAAGTATGGTCAACCCAAATATATAAACTCGAACTCATGAGCAAATTTGTGTTATGCTGTTTAACCCAAATATATAAACATGATTTGAGTCATTGACACCTAAAAGCATCCCCAACCAAGGACTTCAATCCACGCTAAAATGCTAGGTCGCAGAATTTGAAGGTAAAATGAAACATCACCgccaaatttgacagcaaacAAAGCTGCtgtcattttaatttttctaattttttaatttcttttttaaaaggTTCTACATTTGTCACTTAATATTACAGTTAGTACTATttatctttacttgtaagtgagaagtcttaagtTTGAGTCTTGCTAAACActaatttgaatcaaatttatTATGGCCATCCCTAAGCCTCCCACACCGCCTAGTGTAGATATCacatgtaataaaaaaaaaaaaaaaaaaccaagtctTACATTTATTATTGCAACTGCAAAAAATATAgtttgggaagaaaaaaaatttgacatcttCATTGAAGATGCTCTAACTTAGTTGTCGAATGGTATGGCCTCATGCTTCTTACCTTTAAATCTTAGTCAGCATTAATTCTTTAGTTAGAGGAGTTTGTAACATAAAATGTTGCTATTAAAACTCTAAAAGTAAGATTTTAACATATTGGTTGAAGATGTTCTAAATAAGTGCAAAGTAGCCTAGTTAATTAGAAGGAGATAGGATCCTCGCccaatcctctttgtgaggatcccagaGATCCTTTAATCTTATCATTTCATTGTTTATCGTgcagttagaaatcattttaaattatattatttaaaattgaacacaaacagtacctgacgaaaattGGTCGCACAATTTACAATATATAGACAAAATTAAAGGATTcctgggatcctcacaaagaggttCCGGCGATAATCATATCTCAATTAGAAGAATTAGAGATGAGGGAGAGCTTTGTTGTTGTGAGGGGAAGTGGGCTTTTCGCTGTGTTGTCTCTCTCCTTAGTAGTTTAACTTCAATTTTCACTTAACAATTTCCCACAACAA
Encoded proteins:
- the LOC103437128 gene encoding cullin-1-like (The RefSeq protein has 3 substitutions compared to this genomic sequence); amino-acid sequence: MSVDSGSQFRPLIELDQGWEYISSMFAKLKRILEGLPEPQFSSVEYMTLYTTVYNMCTQKPPHNYSQQLYDKYRAALEDYVTTTVLPSVNEKHGELMLQELVKRWTNYKIMIRWLSNCFNFLDRFFIPRRSLPSLNDVGITCFRDSVYRKVQVNARVTVIGLIDSERVGEQIDRALVKNVIDLFVGIGMGRMDAYEEDFEAHMLRHAGEYYSRKAASWLLEDFCPDFLVKAEECLRRERDRVSHYLHSSSELKLVEKVQHELFEPLAEILKQKVSFEVKSLVQQAEYTASNETSDRSSGMLEQVLVTNIIELHDKHMAYFNDCSIKNHVFHKALREAFDVFCNKAVSGYSSAQLLATFCENILKKGGSQKLSDEAIEVMLDKVVKFLTYISDKDLFAEFYRKKLARRLLFDPSADKEHEKSILTKMKQQCGGQFTSKMEGMVTDLTLARENQTSFEEYLCNSPNVDPGIDFTITVLTTGFWPSYKTCDLSLPAEMVKCVEVFKGFYERKTKCRKITWIYSLGTCNIIGKFELKEIELVVSTYQGALLLLFNSMDRLSYSEILSKLNLTHEAAIRVLHSLSCAKYKILIKEPDTKTISPNDSFEFNYKFTDRMRRIKIPLPPVEERKEVIQDVEKERRYAIDAAIVRIMKSRKVLEHQQLVTECVEQLRHKFKPDIRAIKKQIEGLIIRDYLERDKEDRNLFKYLA